From Planococcus halocryophilus, the proteins below share one genomic window:
- a CDS encoding MBL fold metallo-hydrolase — protein sequence MLNVYEHEQVVCIEGILEETRSKVFFFLVDGMLIDTGAEKMQDELADVLSKLSFDQVVLTHHHEDHTGNAAWIQQNYQVPFFIHPIGQKITEKDGVYPTYRKLTWGNRDAFRTQTLSDCINSRTFEWQVIYTPGHADDHVALYHSESGRLFTGDLFVSPKTRVVMKNESISHIKTSLRKLLALPFESVFCSHAGYLENGRALLEDKLNYLESLQEKIIQLYKDGLAPNDINRQLFPKTYPIVQFSNGEWDSLHIVTSTIADYEEKKSRHLRPRANTLGILRKGQSVLLEQQFARHSAGKGPFYRPIGGTIELGEPSTKTLIREFKEEIGTDINIVRYVDVIENIYTLKYQVFHEISLVYEVEFEQQALYEQDTFDVFEDGKMTKAKWVLLEELNQSETVLYPNGLLELLKKLPNPVANKL from the coding sequence ATGCTAAATGTTTATGAACATGAACAAGTTGTATGTATAGAAGGAATTTTGGAAGAAACCCGTAGTAAAGTATTTTTCTTTTTAGTGGATGGTATGTTGATTGATACTGGAGCCGAGAAAATGCAGGATGAACTTGCAGATGTGTTATCAAAGTTATCATTTGATCAAGTCGTATTGACGCATCACCACGAAGACCATACCGGAAATGCGGCTTGGATTCAGCAAAATTATCAAGTGCCATTTTTTATTCATCCAATTGGCCAAAAAATTACGGAGAAAGACGGTGTATACCCAACTTATCGAAAACTCACATGGGGAAACCGTGACGCTTTTCGTACACAAACGCTGAGTGACTGTATAAATTCGCGCACATTTGAATGGCAAGTGATCTATACACCCGGACATGCAGATGATCATGTAGCGCTGTATCATTCGGAATCGGGTCGCTTGTTTACAGGAGATTTGTTTGTATCGCCAAAAACACGTGTCGTGATGAAAAATGAGTCGATTTCGCACATCAAAACATCTTTACGTAAATTATTGGCATTGCCGTTCGAATCTGTATTTTGCAGTCACGCCGGCTATCTTGAAAACGGACGTGCGTTATTAGAAGATAAGCTGAATTATTTGGAGAGCTTACAAGAAAAAATTATTCAACTTTACAAGGATGGCTTAGCTCCAAATGATATTAACCGTCAACTTTTCCCGAAAACATATCCAATTGTTCAATTTTCAAATGGGGAATGGGATTCTCTTCACATTGTCACTTCGACTATAGCTGACTACGAAGAAAAGAAAAGTCGACATTTGCGTCCTAGAGCGAATACGTTAGGGATTTTAAGAAAAGGTCAGTCTGTTTTACTGGAGCAACAATTTGCGCGTCATTCGGCAGGAAAAGGTCCATTTTACAGGCCAATTGGCGGAACGATTGAACTGGGTGAACCCTCTACTAAGACATTGATAAGAGAATTTAAAGAAGAAATCGGTACTGATATTAATATTGTTCGTTACGTGGACGTAATAGAAAATATTTATACGCTAAAATATCAAGTTTTCCACGAAATTTCATTGGTTTATGAAGTGGAATTTGAACAACAAGCTCTTTATGAACAAGATACTTTTGACGTTTTCGAAGATGGCAAAATGACAAAAGCAAAATGGGTGTTACTTGAAGAGTTAAATCAAAGTGAGACCGTTCTTTATCCGAATGGCTTGCTCGAACTACTTAAAAAGTTGCCAAACCCAGTTGCTAATAAGCTCTAA